One Candidatus Sulfurimonas baltica DNA segment encodes these proteins:
- a CDS encoding DUF2846 domain-containing protein, giving the protein MKNILIKATILITVLMFTACGTKVPFKKEEPLQGAALVYVYVPISVGSGEDMSGSSYKIRVNNKRIEGRIIDGEYKSFNLKPNSTTISTTRNDIQEQALKIDFKAGETYYLKVVNNSESATFELVQVDSTLGLKEIAKTGLAGSRAIEVDNILTELVEEDPQEEAQIVSKPVAKKVQSIPATTSSKMDEVKKAYQLKVDGILTEDEFTKLKAEILAK; this is encoded by the coding sequence ATGAAAAACATACTAATAAAAGCAACTATACTAATAACAGTTCTTATGTTTACAGCATGTGGAACAAAAGTTCCATTTAAAAAAGAGGAACCGCTTCAAGGAGCTGCACTTGTTTATGTTTATGTTCCTATATCTGTTGGCTCTGGAGAAGATATGTCAGGTTCAAGCTATAAAATCCGTGTAAATAATAAAAGAATCGAAGGTAGAATTATTGATGGAGAATATAAATCTTTTAACCTAAAGCCAAACTCTACTACAATCTCTACTACAAGAAATGATATACAAGAACAAGCTCTTAAGATAGATTTTAAGGCAGGAGAGACTTACTACTTAAAAGTTGTAAATAACTCAGAGAGTGCTACATTTGAATTAGTTCAAGTAGATAGCACTCTAGGTTTAAAAGAGATAGCAAAAACTGGATTAGCTGGCTCACGTGCAATAGAAGTGGACAATATACTTACAGAACTTGTAGAAGAAGATCCTCAAGAAGAAGCGCAGATAGTATCTAAACCAGTTGCTAAAAAAGTACAGTCTATACCTGCTACGACTTCATCTAAAATGGACGAAGTAAAAAAAGCTTATCAGCTAAAAGTTGACGGAATTTTGACTGAAGATGAGTTTACAAAACTAAAAGCTGAGATATTAGCTAAATAA
- a CDS encoding RDD family protein, with translation MKFRTLKKQKKAKKPTVKYIYASYLHRIKAFITDMFMIYAPILYLIAYIIMDGKDDFQSSQLAPFIGVLIYGLIYATLLSRFGQTPGKKAYEMKVVDDKKGELISFFRAACRFIAFLFTASTLLGLFLPFYRKDKKGLHDLICGTIVVIEKKD, from the coding sequence ATGAAATTCAGAACACTAAAAAAGCAAAAAAAAGCAAAAAAGCCCACTGTTAAGTATATATATGCTTCTTATTTACATAGAATAAAAGCATTTATTACAGATATGTTTATGATATATGCTCCTATTTTATATTTGATTGCCTATATTATTATGGATGGCAAAGATGATTTTCAGTCATCACAACTTGCCCCTTTTATTGGTGTATTGATTTATGGTCTGATATATGCGACTCTATTAAGTAGATTTGGACAGACTCCTGGCAAAAAAGCTTATGAAATGAAAGTAGTTGATGATAAAAAGGGTGAATTAATCAGTTTTTTTAGAGCGGCTTGCAGATTTATAGCTTTTTTGTTTACAGCATCAACACTTCTAGGACTTTTTCTCCCGTTTTACAGAAAAGACAAAAAAGGTCTGCATGATTTAATTTGTGGGACTATTGTTGTTATAGAGAAAAAAGATTAA
- a CDS encoding c-type cytochrome: protein MKNKEPLILAVVVFFSLVTYYLVEPYAHHVMHKQVDSENFNYADLPSVTKTGNAANGKALVTGAAACTGCHSISKDGMPAPMDAVSAAASYGVNPPDLSDAGAVYDVKFLTDLIKNPAHALKVEHKFDANKGKMHPMVPFFGAGGDLDQEVADMVAYLQSIAVSKDELTPKVAYENACGRCHALSYENWTQIGTKPTFKHKKDSLAFDIQVLEYQDSLVKYMGKLPPDLSMYIRSRGEHYISTFIENPQNHLAGTAMPRVGVTAESAEKVIEHLKDAGDTKRHEREAVGQNVMWYILIFAIFAFLWKRSVWKDLH from the coding sequence ATGAAAAATAAAGAACCTTTAATATTAGCAGTTGTTGTTTTCTTCTCACTTGTAACTTACTACTTGGTTGAGCCTTATGCTCACCATGTAATGCATAAACAAGTAGATAGTGAAAATTTTAATTACGCTGATTTACCAAGTGTTACTAAAACTGGTAACGCTGCTAATGGAAAAGCATTAGTAACAGGGGCAGCAGCTTGTACAGGTTGTCACTCAATTTCTAAAGATGGTATGCCTGCTCCTATGGATGCAGTAAGTGCTGCTGCAAGTTATGGTGTTAACCCACCTGATTTAAGTGATGCTGGTGCTGTTTATGATGTTAAATTTTTAACTGACTTAATTAAAAATCCTGCACATGCTCTAAAAGTTGAGCATAAATTTGACGCAAACAAAGGTAAGATGCACCCAATGGTTCCTTTCTTTGGTGCTGGTGGAGACCTTGATCAAGAAGTTGCAGATATGGTTGCATATTTACAGTCGATTGCTGTTAGTAAAGATGAATTGACTCCTAAAGTTGCATATGAAAATGCTTGTGGTAGATGTCATGCTCTTTCTTATGAAAATTGGACTCAAATTGGTACTAAGCCAACATTTAAACATAAAAAAGACTCTTTGGCATTTGACATTCAAGTGTTAGAATACCAAGACTCTCTTGTTAAATATATGGGTAAATTACCTCCAGATTTAAGTATGTATATCCGTTCTCGTGGAGAGCACTATATAAGTACTTTTATTGAAAATCCTCAAAACCACTTAGCTGGAACTGCAATGCCAAGAGTTGGTGTTACTGCAGAGTCTGCTGAGAAAGTTATTGAGCATCTTAAAGACGCTGGTGATACTAAACGTCACGAGAGAGAAGCAGTTGGTCAAAATGTAATGTGGTACATCTTAATCTTTGCTATCTTTGCTTTTCTTTGGAAAAGATCGGTATGGAAAGACTTACATTAA
- a CDS encoding cytochrome b: MAHFTKATSVKDWLNQRLAIEKVEKVMASEYWIPKNINFLWAMGMVLAITFAILLVSGIFLLMYYQPNVDTAFYSVNYTIMRDVDFGWLWRHVHGVAASVVFLVIYIHMFTGIYYGSYKKGREMIWVSGMLLFIAFSTEAFSGYMLPWGQMSYWAGMVITNLFSGGSLHADFVVEWIRGDYVPAQAFLTRFFMLHVLLVPLAIMGLIGLHFAALRIPHVNNQDGEEIDFDAEAKKYLDGDKAGSKVMRFANDFMSKDMMIVGIFLVFFFYLTFYNYGFAMDPVNFDPADGLKTPAHIYPEWYFLWSYEILRPFSIDIGLMAFGFAQVIFVLLPWLDRSPNAVPASRRGAFKYWFWMMLVVMIVLTAMGKLPPEGIFSTIGLVAALVFIGMWIALPFITAREKKV; this comes from the coding sequence ATGGCACATTTTACAAAGGCGACAAGTGTTAAAGATTGGTTAAACCAACGATTAGCAATTGAAAAAGTAGAAAAGGTAATGGCATCTGAATATTGGATTCCTAAAAACATTAACTTCTTGTGGGCAATGGGTATGGTTCTAGCAATCACATTTGCAATACTTTTAGTTTCAGGCATATTTTTATTAATGTATTATCAACCAAACGTTGATACAGCATTTTATAGCGTTAACTATACAATAATGAGAGACGTAGATTTTGGTTGGTTATGGAGACATGTACATGGTGTTGCGGCATCAGTTGTTTTCTTAGTTATCTATATTCACATGTTTACAGGTATCTATTACGGCTCTTATAAAAAAGGTCGTGAAATGATTTGGGTTTCTGGTATGCTTTTATTTATTGCATTTTCAACAGAAGCTTTCTCTGGTTATATGTTACCATGGGGACAAATGTCTTATTGGGCAGGTATGGTTATTACTAACCTTTTCAGTGGTGGTTCTTTACATGCAGATTTCGTTGTTGAATGGATTCGTGGGGATTATGTTCCTGCTCAAGCTTTCTTGACTCGTTTCTTTATGTTACATGTACTTTTAGTTCCTTTAGCAATTATGGGTCTTATTGGTCTTCACTTTGCAGCTCTTCGTATTCCACACGTTAATAACCAAGATGGTGAAGAGATTGACTTTGATGCAGAAGCTAAAAAATATTTAGATGGCGACAAAGCTGGTTCTAAAGTTATGCGTTTTGCAAATGACTTTATGTCTAAAGATATGATGATTGTTGGAATTTTCTTAGTATTCTTCTTTTACCTGACTTTTTACAATTATGGTTTTGCAATGGATCCTGTAAACTTTGACCCTGCTGATGGTCTTAAGACTCCAGCACACATCTACCCTGAGTGGTATTTCTTATGGTCTTATGAGATTCTTCGTCCATTCTCTATTGATATAGGTCTAATGGCGTTTGGTTTTGCACAAGTTATTTTCGTACTATTACCATGGTTAGATAGAAGTCCAAATGCAGTTCCTGCATCTCGTCGTGGAGCATTTAAATATTGGTTCTGGATGATGCTTGTAGTTATGATTGTTTTAACTGCTATGGGTAAATTACCTCCAGAAGGTATCTTTAGCACTATTGGTTTAGTTGCTGCACTAGTGTTTATTGGAATGTGGATTGCACTTCCATTTATAACAGCACGTGAAAAAAAAGTATAG
- the petA gene encoding ubiquinol-cytochrome c reductase iron-sulfur subunit has protein sequence MHNSSRRGFMGKAFGAVAGVGAIGSLVAMKKTWDPLPSVKAAGFTTLDMSIYEENVLVTEKWRGKPIFVMKKTEAMVSRATESQKARDIVISGSHYMIAIGLCTHLGCIPAYNAAEEGFACACHGGQFDWSGEVTKVPPPRGFDIPPFKIDGNILVLGEAGPEYTKMKETGITL, from the coding sequence ATGCATAATAGTAGCCGTAGAGGTTTTATGGGCAAAGCATTTGGCGCCGTTGCAGGTGTTGGTGCAATAGGTTCATTAGTTGCAATGAAAAAAACTTGGGATCCGCTTCCAAGTGTTAAAGCAGCTGGATTTACAACTCTTGATATGTCAATATATGAAGAGAATGTTTTGGTAACTGAAAAGTGGAGAGGGAAACCTATCTTTGTTATGAAAAAGACTGAAGCAATGGTTTCAAGAGCAACTGAAAGTCAAAAAGCTCGTGACATTGTTATTTCTGGTTCACATTATATGATAGCAATTGGTTTGTGTACACACTTAGGTTGTATCCCTGCTTACAATGCTGCAGAGGAAGGTTTCGCATGTGCTTGTCACGGCGGTCAGTTTGACTGGTCTGGTGAAGTTACAAAAGTTCCACCTCCACGCGGTTTTGATATACCTCCATTTAAAATAGATGGGAACATATTGGTTTTAGGTGAAGCTGGACCTGAATACACAAAAATGAAAGAAACTGGCATAACACTTTAA